A single genomic interval of Sinorhizobium garamanticum harbors:
- a CDS encoding DUF2093 domain-containing protein has protein sequence MMNRFEGSSSREAKIRYLDGDFQIVLAGSHVVCAMTGKAIPVDELRYWSVARQEPYVDAAASLEAEKRAGALPNQRR, from the coding sequence ATGATGAACCGCTTTGAAGGAAGTTCCTCGCGCGAGGCGAAGATCCGCTATCTCGATGGCGACTTCCAGATCGTGCTTGCCGGATCACATGTCGTCTGTGCCATGACAGGCAAAGCGATCCCCGTGGACGAATTGCGCTACTGGAGCGTCGCCCGGCAGGAGCCCTATGTCGACGCCGCCGCCTCCCTCGAAGCGGAAAAGCGCGCCGGTGCGCTTCCCAACCAGCGGCGTTGA
- the lpxK gene encoding tetraacyldisaccharide 4'-kinase, translated as MVSEAPPFWWTKADWRAYALWPFSWVYGRIAGMRMDRARRASAPVPLICVGNFTVGGAGKTPTAIALARAAKAKGLKPGFLSRGYGGSLDVTTIVDPHHHRARDVGDEPLLLAREALTVVCRRRVEGARKLAAEGADIIIMDDGFQSARLAFDFALLVVDSGRGIGNGHLVPSGPVRAPIGDQLRHATALLKIGSGSAADPLVRRAARAGKPVYAAETIRIDDGQLTGVKVLAWAGIADPEKFFRTVRETGAIIEETRSFPDHHHFSDDEITDLLDRAASQGYTLVTTSKDMVRLEPGHGRAGELAAKSKVIEIDVRFDDPSVPGKIIDRTLAAARARKLREAKAVTLRRGR; from the coding sequence ATGGTTTCAGAAGCGCCACCGTTCTGGTGGACCAAGGCCGATTGGCGCGCCTATGCGCTTTGGCCGTTTTCCTGGGTTTACGGCCGCATCGCCGGAATGCGCATGGATCGAGCCCGCCGCGCATCGGCGCCGGTGCCGCTCATCTGCGTCGGCAACTTCACAGTCGGTGGAGCCGGAAAGACGCCGACCGCTATCGCGCTTGCACGCGCCGCCAAGGCGAAGGGGCTGAAGCCGGGCTTCTTGAGCCGCGGCTATGGCGGCTCGCTGGACGTCACAACGATCGTCGATCCGCATCACCACCGTGCCCGCGACGTCGGCGACGAGCCGCTGTTGCTCGCCCGCGAAGCCTTGACCGTCGTCTGCCGCCGCCGTGTCGAGGGTGCACGCAAACTCGCTGCCGAAGGCGCGGACATCATCATCATGGACGACGGCTTCCAGAGCGCGCGGCTTGCGTTCGACTTCGCCTTGCTTGTGGTCGATTCCGGGCGAGGCATCGGCAATGGTCACCTAGTCCCCTCGGGACCGGTTCGCGCACCAATCGGCGACCAGCTTCGCCACGCCACAGCGCTCCTCAAGATCGGCAGCGGATCAGCGGCCGACCCTCTGGTCCGCCGGGCCGCACGGGCGGGCAAGCCCGTCTACGCCGCGGAAACCATCCGGATCGACGACGGTCAGCTCACAGGTGTCAAGGTTCTTGCCTGGGCCGGTATCGCCGATCCGGAGAAGTTTTTCCGGACCGTGCGCGAGACGGGTGCGATCATCGAGGAGACGCGGAGCTTTCCCGATCATCACCACTTCTCCGACGATGAAATTACCGACCTGCTCGATCGCGCCGCGAGCCAGGGCTATACGCTGGTCACCACATCGAAGGACATGGTCCGCCTCGAACCCGGACATGGCCGGGCAGGAGAACTGGCGGCCAAGAGCAAGGTGATCGAAATCGACGTGCGCTTCGACGATCCGTCGGTGCCCGGCAAAATCATCGACCGGACGCTTGCCGCCGCGCGGGCGCGTAAGCTGCGGGAGGCCAAAGCAGTCACGCTGCGACGGGGTCGTTAA
- the mutL gene encoding DNA mismatch repair endonuclease MutL, with protein sequence MIIKQLSETLINQIAAGEVIERPASAAKELIENALDAGATRIEIATAGGGKTLLRVTDNGSGMSPADLALAVQRHCTSKISNSLTDIRTLGFRGEALPSIGSVARLSITTRTIGANEGAAIAIAGGKTEAVRPSPANVGTVVEVRDLFFATPARLKFMKSEKAEAAAISEVVRRMAIAFPKVRFVLSGSDRSTLEFPATGEDRLARMAQVLGKDFRDNAIEIDAEREDARLTGFAGVPTFNRGNSLQQYVFVNGRPVQDKLILSAIRAAYAETIPHGRYPVAVLSIELDPALVDVNVHPAKSDVRFRDPGLIRGLLIGAIREALARDGDRAATTGASGMMRAFRPEMQRPPQPWTPAASPYRPMHFDQTANGFAETTQRAFAEFSQPSARSAVPPEEPRVSDVTAPSFPLGAARAQLHENYIVAQTDDGLVIVDQHAAHERLVFETMRSALHSRPVPAQTLLIPEIVDLPEDDCDRLMAHAEEFARLGLAIERFGPGAIAVRETPAMLGEMDAAGLVRHLADELAEWDTANGLAGRLEYLAATMACHGSVRSGRRMRTEEMNALLRQMEATPGSGQCNHGRPTYIELKLSDIERLFGRS encoded by the coding sequence ATGATCATCAAGCAACTCTCAGAAACGCTCATTAACCAGATTGCCGCCGGTGAGGTCATCGAGCGGCCCGCCAGTGCTGCCAAGGAACTGATCGAAAATGCGCTCGACGCGGGCGCGACAAGGATCGAGATTGCGACCGCCGGAGGTGGCAAGACGCTGCTCAGGGTGACGGACAACGGCAGCGGCATGTCGCCCGCCGATCTCGCCCTGGCGGTACAGCGCCATTGCACCTCCAAGATCAGCAACAGCCTCACCGATATCCGCACCCTTGGCTTTCGCGGCGAGGCCCTGCCTTCGATCGGATCGGTCGCGCGCCTTTCGATCACGACGCGAACGATCGGCGCCAATGAGGGCGCGGCGATCGCAATCGCAGGCGGGAAGACCGAAGCCGTGCGTCCGTCACCTGCCAATGTCGGCACCGTTGTCGAGGTGCGCGATCTCTTCTTCGCGACCCCCGCGCGGCTGAAATTCATGAAATCGGAAAAGGCCGAGGCTGCCGCGATTTCCGAAGTCGTCCGTCGCATGGCGATCGCCTTCCCCAAAGTGCGCTTCGTGCTCTCGGGCTCCGACCGCTCGACCCTGGAGTTTCCGGCCACCGGCGAAGACCGGCTGGCGCGAATGGCGCAAGTGCTCGGCAAGGATTTCCGCGACAATGCGATTGAAATCGACGCCGAACGGGAGGACGCCCGGCTTACTGGCTTTGCCGGCGTGCCGACCTTCAATCGCGGCAACTCGCTTCAACAATATGTCTTCGTCAACGGCCGCCCCGTGCAGGACAAGCTCATTCTGTCTGCCATCCGCGCCGCCTATGCCGAGACCATCCCGCACGGGCGCTACCCGGTTGCCGTCCTGTCGATCGAACTCGACCCGGCACTCGTCGATGTCAATGTCCATCCGGCGAAGTCGGACGTCCGGTTTCGCGATCCGGGCCTGATCCGGGGACTGCTCATCGGCGCGATCCGCGAGGCGCTCGCGCGCGACGGAGACCGCGCGGCGACAACCGGGGCCAGCGGGATGATGCGCGCTTTCAGGCCGGAGATGCAGAGGCCGCCGCAACCCTGGACGCCTGCGGCCTCGCCCTATCGGCCGATGCATTTCGACCAGACTGCGAACGGCTTCGCAGAGACAACGCAGCGTGCCTTTGCGGAATTCTCACAGCCTTCGGCACGCTCGGCAGTTCCACCCGAAGAACCGCGCGTTTCTGACGTAACTGCTCCATCCTTTCCGCTTGGCGCTGCGCGTGCGCAGCTCCACGAGAACTACATCGTCGCGCAGACGGACGATGGCCTCGTCATCGTCGACCAGCACGCCGCGCACGAACGCCTCGTCTTCGAGACGATGCGGTCGGCGCTGCATTCCCGCCCAGTGCCGGCGCAGACCCTGCTCATCCCAGAGATCGTCGATCTTCCCGAGGACGACTGCGACCGGCTGATGGCGCATGCGGAGGAATTCGCCCGCCTCGGCCTCGCGATCGAACGCTTCGGGCCGGGGGCGATCGCCGTGCGCGAGACACCGGCAATGCTTGGCGAAATGGATGCTGCCGGCCTGGTGCGCCACCTCGCCGACGAGCTTGCGGAATGGGATACGGCGAACGGCCTTGCGGGGCGGCTTGAATATCTCGCCGCGACAATGGCTTGCCACGGCTCGGTCCGCTCGGGCCGCCGGATGCGGACGGAGGAGATGAACGCACTGCTTCGCCAGATGGAAGCGACACCTGGCTCGGGCCAGTGCAATCATGGCCGGCCAACCTATATCGAGCTGAAGCTCTCGGATATCGAACGGCTCTTCGGTCGCAGCTGA